A window from Listeria seeligeri serovar 1/2b str. SLCC3954 encodes these proteins:
- a CDS encoding CTP synthase: MTKYIFVTGGVVSSIGKGITAASLGRLLKNRGLSVTIQKFDPYINVDPGTMSPYQHGEVYVTDDGAETDLDLGHYERFIDINLNKYSNVTTGKVYSEVIKKERRGDYLGGTVQVIPHITNELKDRVFRAARMTNSDIIITEIGGTVGDIESLPFLEAIRQIKGDVGAENVLYIHTTLIPYIKAAGEMKTKPTQHSVKELRSLGIQPNIIVVRTEQPVSQEMKDKIALFCDIKASEVIESRDEETLYNVPLSLQKQKMDDIVLEHLQLEAPQAEMTDWKDLVHRVKNLSKKVRIGLVGKYVSLQDAYLSVAEALRHAGYDHDAEIEIDWIDSEKVTKENVAEIMKDIDGILVPGGFGDRAIEGKIAAIEYARVNKIPYFGICLGMQLATVEFARNVLGLEGAHSAEIEPETKHNIIDLLPEQKNIENMGGTLRLGLYPARIKQGTKTEAAYGKTLVEERHRHRYEFNNEYREQMEDAGMIVSATSPDGRLVEVVELTDHPWFVACQYHPEFISRPNRPQSLFKDFIGAALNNK, encoded by the coding sequence ATGACAAAGTATATTTTCGTTACAGGTGGCGTAGTTTCGTCAATCGGAAAAGGAATCACAGCAGCTTCACTAGGACGTTTGCTGAAAAATCGTGGACTTAGTGTAACTATTCAAAAATTTGATCCATACATCAATGTGGATCCAGGAACAATGAGTCCATACCAACATGGGGAAGTTTATGTGACGGATGACGGCGCAGAAACTGACTTGGACCTTGGCCATTACGAACGCTTTATTGACATTAACTTAAATAAGTACAGCAATGTAACAACTGGTAAAGTTTACTCAGAAGTTATTAAAAAAGAACGTCGCGGGGATTACTTAGGTGGAACAGTGCAAGTTATTCCGCATATTACAAATGAATTAAAAGATCGTGTTTTCCGTGCAGCTCGCATGACCAATTCTGATATTATTATTACTGAAATTGGTGGAACTGTTGGTGATATCGAATCGTTACCATTCTTAGAAGCAATTCGCCAAATTAAAGGTGATGTAGGTGCAGAAAACGTGCTTTATATCCATACAACTTTAATTCCTTACATCAAAGCAGCTGGTGAAATGAAAACTAAACCAACGCAACATAGTGTAAAAGAGTTACGTAGTTTGGGAATTCAACCAAACATTATCGTTGTTCGTACGGAGCAACCAGTTTCCCAAGAGATGAAAGACAAGATTGCTCTATTTTGTGATATTAAAGCTTCTGAAGTCATTGAATCTCGTGATGAAGAAACACTTTACAACGTACCACTTTCATTACAAAAACAAAAAATGGATGATATCGTTCTAGAACACTTGCAATTAGAAGCACCACAAGCTGAAATGACTGATTGGAAAGATTTAGTTCACCGTGTGAAAAACCTATCCAAAAAAGTACGTATTGGCTTAGTTGGTAAATATGTTTCCTTGCAAGATGCGTATCTTTCTGTAGCAGAAGCACTTCGCCATGCTGGATATGACCATGATGCGGAAATCGAAATCGACTGGATTGATTCCGAAAAAGTAACCAAAGAAAATGTTGCTGAAATCATGAAAGACATTGATGGGATTTTAGTTCCTGGTGGTTTTGGAGATCGTGCCATTGAAGGTAAAATCGCTGCTATCGAATATGCACGTGTAAATAAAATTCCTTATTTCGGTATTTGTTTAGGAATGCAATTAGCAACAGTTGAATTTGCTCGTAATGTACTTGGTCTTGAAGGCGCGCATTCAGCAGAAATTGAACCAGAAACTAAACATAATATCATTGATTTATTACCAGAACAAAAAAATATTGAGAACATGGGTGGCACACTTCGCCTCGGCTTGTATCCAGCTCGTATTAAGCAAGGAACAAAAACGGAGGCTGCTTATGGTAAAACACTTGTAGAAGAGCGTCACCGTCACCGTTACGAGTTTAACAACGAGTATAGAGAACAAATGGAAGACGCTGGCATGATTGTTTCTGCAACAAGTCCAGATGGCCGTCTAGTAGAAGTAGTCGAACTAACTGACCATCCTTGGTTTGTTGCTTGCCAATATCATCCAGAATTCATTTCACGCCCTAACCGTCCACAAAGTTTATTTAAAGACTTTATCGGAGCAGCACTTAACAATAAATAA
- the rpoE gene encoding DNA-directed RNA polymerase subunit delta, with translation MDLKNLTQEERSELSLIDVAHFILEQRKETILFPELVKEIQTFLGLKDAEIRERLVQFYTDMNIDGNFISLGNNTWGLRAWYPMDAIDEEVQTQTTPKKKRKSDDDDEDEEILDDDVDYDDEEVVEELGEEEITLADVLLDEDEDDDDHLPDGIEGDLATVEDDYTDGDYTEDPEDK, from the coding sequence TTGGATTTAAAGAACTTAACGCAAGAAGAACGCAGTGAGCTATCTTTAATTGATGTTGCACATTTTATTTTGGAACAACGGAAAGAAACAATCCTTTTTCCTGAATTAGTGAAAGAGATTCAAACGTTCCTAGGTTTGAAAGATGCAGAAATAAGAGAGCGTCTTGTTCAATTTTATACAGATATGAATATTGATGGAAACTTTATTTCACTAGGTAATAACACATGGGGACTTCGCGCTTGGTATCCAATGGATGCAATTGATGAAGAAGTTCAAACACAAACAACACCGAAGAAAAAACGCAAATCAGATGACGATGATGAAGATGAAGAAATTCTGGATGATGACGTTGACTACGATGATGAAGAAGTTGTAGAAGAGCTTGGCGAAGAAGAAATTACTCTTGCTGATGTCTTACTTGATGAAGACGAAGACGACGATGATCATTTACCAGACGGAATCGAAGGCGATTTAGCGACTGTAGAAGATGACTATACAGATGGGGATTATACAGAAGACCCAGAAGATAAATAA
- the argS gene encoding arginine--tRNA ligase, with amino-acid sequence MNVMQENQVKLIQHIKQAVVQAVGLEAAEVPEILLEVPKDKKHGDYSTNIAMQLARVAKKAPRQIAESIVPELKKDNKLIKEVEIAGPGFINFYLDNAYLTDLVPVILTEDDAYGKSDFGKGEKFQIEFVSANPTGDLHLGHARGAAIGDSLANIMTMAGYNVSREYYINDAGNQINNLVLSAEARYFEALGLEADFPEDGYRGADIISLGKDLAAKYGDKYVSTSEEERRSVFRVDALDFETDKLRADLEEFRVSFDEWFSETSLYEENKVLPALERLRENGYIYEQDGATWLRTTDFEDDKDRVLIKSDGSYTYFLPDIAYHLNKLERGFDVLIDIWGADHHGYIPRMRAAIEALGYSPNQLEVEIIQLVHLFEDGVQVKMSKRTGKSVTMRDLIEEVGLDATRYFFAMRSSDTHMNFDMSLAKSTSNDNPVYYVQYAHARISSILRAGKEQNLDVSKEADMSLLQTEAEYDLLKVLGEFADVVAEAAVKRAPHRIVRYLNDLAAAFHRFYNSNKVLDMDNLEVTKARLALIKTAQITLRNGLTLLGVSAPEKM; translated from the coding sequence ATGAATGTCATGCAAGAGAATCAGGTTAAACTAATCCAACACATTAAACAAGCAGTTGTTCAAGCGGTTGGTTTAGAAGCGGCAGAAGTACCAGAAATTTTATTAGAAGTACCTAAAGACAAAAAGCATGGAGATTATTCTACTAATATTGCGATGCAGCTTGCTCGAGTAGCAAAAAAAGCACCTCGTCAAATTGCGGAGAGTATTGTCCCGGAACTAAAAAAAGATAATAAACTAATCAAAGAAGTAGAAATAGCAGGACCAGGATTTATTAATTTTTACCTAGATAATGCGTATTTAACTGATTTAGTACCAGTTATTTTAACGGAAGATGATGCGTACGGAAAGTCTGATTTTGGTAAAGGTGAAAAATTCCAAATTGAGTTTGTTTCTGCTAATCCGACTGGTGACTTGCATTTAGGGCATGCACGTGGAGCGGCAATTGGTGACTCTCTTGCGAATATCATGACAATGGCGGGATATAATGTTTCAAGAGAATATTATATCAATGATGCTGGTAATCAAATTAATAATTTAGTACTATCAGCTGAAGCGCGTTATTTTGAAGCGTTAGGTTTAGAGGCGGATTTTCCAGAAGATGGCTACCGCGGGGCTGATATTATCTCACTGGGAAAAGATCTAGCAGCAAAATATGGCGATAAATACGTGAGTACAAGTGAAGAAGAGCGGCGTTCGGTTTTTCGGGTGGATGCACTTGACTTTGAAACTGATAAATTGCGTGCGGACTTAGAAGAATTCCGTGTATCATTTGATGAGTGGTTTTCAGAAACATCGCTATATGAAGAAAACAAAGTATTACCGGCGCTTGAACGACTGCGCGAGAACGGTTATATCTATGAGCAAGATGGAGCAACTTGGCTTAGAACGACGGACTTTGAAGATGATAAAGACCGTGTGCTAATTAAGTCAGATGGAAGCTACACTTATTTCTTACCAGATATCGCGTATCATTTAAACAAATTAGAGCGCGGGTTTGACGTGTTAATTGACATTTGGGGAGCAGACCACCATGGTTATATTCCAAGGATGCGTGCGGCAATTGAAGCATTAGGGTATTCACCAAACCAATTAGAAGTAGAAATTATTCAGTTAGTACACTTGTTTGAAGATGGTGTACAAGTTAAAATGAGTAAACGGACTGGTAAATCAGTTACAATGCGTGACCTAATTGAAGAAGTTGGCTTGGATGCAACAAGATATTTCTTTGCTATGCGTAGTTCAGATACACATATGAATTTTGATATGAGCTTAGCGAAATCTACTTCTAATGATAATCCGGTTTATTATGTCCAATACGCACATGCGAGGATTTCTAGTATTTTACGCGCTGGTAAGGAACAAAATCTCGATGTTTCAAAAGAAGCAGACATGAGTTTACTTCAAACAGAAGCGGAATATGATTTATTAAAAGTACTAGGCGAATTTGCGGATGTTGTTGCGGAAGCGGCTGTAAAAAGAGCGCCTCACAGAATTGTGCGGTATTTAAATGATTTAGCTGCTGCGTTCCATCGTTTTTATAACAGTAATAAAGTACTCGATATGGATAATTTAGAGGTAACAAAAGCAAGGCTAGCGCTTATCAAAACAGCTCAAATTACCCTTAGAAATGGTTTGACACTTCTTGGTGTATCTGCACCAGAAAAAATGTAA